From a single Arachis hypogaea cultivar Tifrunner chromosome 3, arahy.Tifrunner.gnm2.J5K5, whole genome shotgun sequence genomic region:
- the LOC112776133 gene encoding uncharacterized protein, producing the protein MKNQNRSWMYDRTYDQRRGLKPSFIKGVNEFVDVCTRTHEFLRGGLVRCPCARCQCGTFKQLIDIKIDLYTHGSKPNYWVWTEHGEEIPTENQIRIEEDIESSSELGGVTWEENFDRYHEMVVDALQPEFHMYMQPTVEEPNRDAKRFYDLLDSVSKPLWENCIHSRLSLASRMLSIKSEGNQSQGSFDQWATLFREMQTTPNEIPANYYEAKKIVFQLGFKEVKIDCCVNGCMIYYKEEKDLRQCKFCGEQRFKPRKEKNKEVPYKRIHYLPLIPRLQRLYASMSTAPHMLWHHQNRRNDDVMTHPSHGEAWKHFDTKHPHFASEPRNVRLGLCSDGFSPNVHFSTPYSCWPVIVTPYNLPPHMCMKDPFLFLTCIIPGKENPKAKSDVYLQPLIDELKELWDEGVLIYDIRSKRNFQLKAALMWTINDFPAYGMLSGWSTGGRLACPVCMEDTKAFWLDYGEKNSWFDCHRRYLPEGHPYRRNKVGFKKNVDEDEEPPITLSGEQIWERVRHYPKIVDTGGQVRLSGYGVEHNWTKRSIFWDLPYWKDHLVPHCLDLMHIEKNFF; encoded by the coding sequence atgAAAAACCAGAACCGAAGCTGGATGTATGATAGAACGTATGATCAGAGGCGGGGTCTTAAACCCAGTTTTATTAAAGGGGTAAATGAATTTGTGGATGTGTGTACTAGAACTCATGAATTTCTCAGAGGAGGTTTAGTTAGGTGTCCATGTGCCAGATGTCAATGTGGGACGTTTAAACAGTTGATCGACATTAAGATTGATCTATATACTCATGGGTCTAAACCTAATTATTGGGTTTGGACAGAGCATGGAGAAGAGATACCCACAGAGAATCAGATTAGGATAGAAGAAGATATTGAAAGTAGCTCTGAATTAGGTGGTGTTACATGGGAAGAAAATTTTGATCGTTATCATGAGATGGTTGTTGATGCTTTGCAACCTGAGTTTCACATGTACATGCAACCAACAGTGGAGGAACCAAATCGAGAtgccaagagattttatgacCTCTTAGATTCAGTTAGTAAACCCTTGTGGGAAAATTGTATCCATTCACGATTGTCACTTGCTAGTAGGATGCTGAGTATAAAATCAGAGGGAAACCAATCCCAGGGATCTTTTGACCAGTGGGCAACTTTGTTTAGAGAAATGCAAACAACTCCAAATGAAATTCCTGCGAATTACTATGAAGCTAAGAAAATTGTTTTCCAACTTGGGTTTAAGGAGGTTAAGATAGATTGTTGTGTCAATGGTTGTATGATATATTACAAAGAGGAAAAAGATCTTAGACAATGTAAATTTTGTGGGGAGCAGAGATTTAAGCCTAGgaaggaaaaaaataaagaggTGCCATATAAAAGAATACATTATTTGCCATTGATTCCAAGGCTACAAAGGTTGTATGCATCAATGAGTACTGCCCCTCATATGTTGTGGCATCACCAAAATCGCAGAAATGACGACGTGATGACACATCCTTCCCATGGTGAAGCATGGAAACATTTTGATACCAAGCATCCTCATTTTGCAAGCGAACCGCGTAATGTTAGACTTGGACTTTGTTCTGATGGGTTTTCTCCTAATGTTCATTTTAGCACACCGTACTCTTGTTGGCCTGTTATAGTTACCCCTTATAACCTTCCACCTCATATGTGTATGAAAGACCCTTTTTTGTTCCTAACGTGCATCATACCcggaaaagaaaatcccaaagcaAAAAGTGATGTTTATCTTCAACCATTGATAGATGAACTTAAAGAGTTATGGGATGAAGGCGTCCTAATATACGACATTCGTAGCAAGAGAAATTTTCAGTTAAAGGCTGCATTAATGTGGACAATTAACGATTTTCCTGCTTATGGAATGTTATCTGGTTGGAGTACGGGGGGAAGATTAGCGTGTCCAGTATGCATGGAGGATACCAAGGCCTTTTGGTTAGATTATGGCGAAAAGAATTCGTGGTTTGACTGTCACAGGAGATATTTACCTGAAGGTCATCCTTATAGGCGTAATAAAGTTGGTTTTAAGAAGAATGTTGACGAGGATGAAGAACCTCCTATTACGCTTAGTGGCGAACAGATCTGGGAAAGAGTTAGACACTATCCTAAAATAGTTGACACAGGAGGACAAGTGAGATTGAGCGGATATGGGGTGGAACACAATTGGACCAAAAGGAGTATATTTTGGGATCTCCCATATTGGAAAGATCATTTGGTTCCTCATTGTTTGGATCTAATGCATATTGAGAAGAATTTTTTTTGA
- the LOC140183412 gene encoding serine/threonine-protein phosphatase 7 long form homolog, whose product MQPIRCVYSVRRQQNMPLHDRIIPYLERAGLYHLARLNAHWFWLDEPLVSTFIERWRLETHTFHMPFGECTITFQDVAYQLELPMDGQAVSGCMTNFHMHIEGARPAWEWFEELFGELPPPDKRKLYTVHFTWFHERFRMLQADASEETVRIYARAYIMMLLSIQLFMDKSANRVPLRWLPFVARLDDMGSWVGPLQLLQSWIFWQFSTLRPRDLYEYIGIMLTLPPVYQIVWEPYGSLDVLAVIHPEILTEEHSRLWRDVTNLIYFAVIEWHQVDRVFPQLGGIQHLPEPALNIEYLHSKDGRGGDRWFPTYYRTWHQH is encoded by the exons ATGCAGCCAATCCGATGTGTGTATAGCGTCCGTAGGCAACAGAATATGCCGTTACATGATAGGATCATACCTTACTTAGAGAGGGCTGGGTTGTACCACCTGGCTAGACTGAACGCGCATTGGTTCTGGTTAGATGAACCTCTGGTCAGCACATTTATTGAGAGGTGGCGGCTTGAGACCCACACTTTCCATATGCCATTCGGAGAGTGTACTATCACGTtccaggacgtggcataccagctcGAGCTGCCCATGGATGGCCAGGCTGTTTCCGGGTGCATGACAAACTTCCACATGCACATCGAGGGGGCCAGGCCGGCATGGGAGTGGTTCGAGGAGTTATTTGGTGAGCTTCCACCGCCGGATAAGAGAAAGTTATATACAGTCCATTTCACATGGTTTCATGAGCGGTTCAGAATGTTACAAGCGGATGCTTCAGAGGAAACCGTGCGCATATATGCACGCGCGTATATTATGATGCTTCTGTCGATACAGCTGTTCATGGACAAGAGTGCTAATCGAGTCCCCCTTCGCTGGTTGCCTTTTGTGGCGAGACTTGACGATATGGGCAGCTGGGTTGGACCCCTACAGTTGCTACAGTCATGGATCTTTTGGCAGTTTTCTACACTAAGGCCGCGGG ACTTATATGAATACATTGGTATAATGCTGACCTTGCCTCCTGTCTATCAGATTGTGTGGGAGCCTTATGGTTCGCTTGACGTACTGGCAGTCATCCATCCGGAGATACTGACCGAGGAGCACAGCCGGTTATGGCGGGATGTCACCAACCTGATCTACTTTGCAGTTATTGAGTGGCATCAGGTTGACAGGGTCTTCCCACAGCTAGGGGGCATACAGCATTTGCCTGAGCCAGCGCTCAACATAGAGTATCTTCATAGTAAGGACGGCAGGGGTGGAGATAGATGGTTCCCCACTTACTATAGGACATGGCATCAGCATTAG